CGCGCGCGGCCCCGTCGCGCTCGTGAACTTCGAAGTAGTCGGTCATACTCGATATGGCCGCGGCGGGCGAAAGAGGTTGTCGATAGCGGCCGCCCGACGCGCGGGCGCGGCGTTCGCTCGGGTTCGACGCGACGTCCGCACTCACCGCTGGCCGGTCGCGTGCCGGAGGAGCCGTTTCGGAAACGGTCGCGCGCTCGGAGAACCGCTCCGGAAACCCGAGTTACGCCCGCTCGAGGAAGGTCGCCGTCGCGGAGGTGTGTCCGCGGTTGAACGAGAGGACCTTGACCCGAATCACGTCCGTCGTCTCGCAGGCGTCCGGGACGTCCTCGACGAAGAGAACGAACCCTTCGACCTTGCCGACCGCCTGCCGCTCGCCGGAGTGGTGGTCGGTGAACTCGGTGATCGCGATCTCCTCGACGTCTCCGATATCGACCGGGGGATCGCGCTCCTGTGCCTCGTTGTGGCGTTCTCGCGATTGCCGTTCGGACGCGGAGCCGCCGCGAACGCGTTTGAACAGCCACGATCCGATCACCAGGACGACGAGGACGCCGCCGCCGAGTACTGCTGGCCCGAGCATACCGCAACCGGTTGTCGCCTGGGTCTTCGATGTTCCGATCCCGCCCGGCCGATCGACGGAGTCGCCCGCGGCATCGCTCGCCGAACCAGCAGGCGCTTGTCGCTCGGTCCCGATGGTCCGCCATGGATATCGAGCTCGACGAGGTCGACAGAGGGATCTTGCACCTCCTCCAGCAGGATGCGCGACACAATACCGCGACGGACATCGCCGCAGAAGTCGACGTCACGGCCAACACCGTCCGGAACCGTATCAGCCGACTCGAGGACGCGGGTATCATCAAGGGATACGTGCCCGTCATCGATTACGAGCGGACCGACAAGTCGATGCACATGGTGATTCAGTGTACGGTTCCGATCCACGAGCGGGGAGAACTGGCGGCGACCGCGCTGGCGGTCGACGGCGTCGTCGCGGTGCGGGAGGTGATGACGGGTCACCGAAACCTCCGAATCGACCTCGTGGCCGACGACACCGACGAGATCACGGCGGCAGTGAGTCGGCTGCAACGGCAGGGGATCGAAGTCGACGAACAGGAACTGCTCAAGGCGGAGTATCTGCAGCCGTTCGATCACTTCGGAGCCAGCGCCGCCGACGAGTGAGTCGTCGACCGGCCGTTCCCGCTCGACTATCCTCCCCGCTGCGCCACTTGAATAGAGAAAACGATGCAGAATGGGGTCGAAATTTAGGATAGATAAATACTGACTCTTATAATTTCGAAATCGTAGGTGTCGCCGCTACCCTTTTATATACTGGTCCGTTCGAGTACAGAGTGAACAAATCGTCAAGCGGATCCGTCGACAGCGGCACCGAACCAGTGAGCATTGCCGTCGTTACCGCCGCCGCGACGTATCGGAACGCGGATCCGACGGACTTGCCGCCGCTCTACGAGTGGGTCGACCCGGACGCGCTCGATGCCCTCTTCGCGCCGACCCAACGCGGCGGGTCCCGCGGCGGCCGCTTCGAGTTCACCTACGACGGCCTCCGCGTCGCCGTCGACTGTGCCGACGACGTGTCGATCACGATCGACGGGTCGCCGATCGTCGGAGCGATGGAGGTAGACGCCGGCAACGATTCGACGACGGGCGCGTAATCGACGGTCTATTAGTTTCCACGCGGTACCCGCGTCCGACTCTCCGGTCGAACCGACGAGACGGACGGCGACGGCCCGCGGTCACTCGGCAGTGAGATCGACGAGCGCGACGTCTCCGGGAACGCGCTCGAGGACGTCCGCCGGCCACCCCTCGTGAGCGAGGGTGAACGCGGCGTTCGGATTCGCCTCGACGAGGCGGGCGACGCCGTCGGCCGCGGCCTCGAGCGCGCTCCGATCCGTCCGCTTCGGAACTTCGGCGGTGAGCGGATAACTCTTCGAGAGCGCCCGCGGGAAGGGGCCGAAAGGTGGTTCGATCCGCCAGGAGTCGTCGAACTCCCCGTTTCGGGGTGCGTTGCCCTCGGTGAGCAGCAGGGAGTCGGGGACGGACAGCCGCTCGAGGCGCTGGTGGTGACGGACGACTTCGGGCCGGCGAGCGCTCTCGTGGGAGGTGTAGAAGAACGACCCCTTCGAGACGGGATCCGAGCGCTCGAGTTGCGCGGCGTGATCGAGCAGCGTGCGGTAGCCGTCGAGCATCGTCGGGTGGGCGCGGGCGCGTTGCTCGACGAGCTCGAGCAGGTTACCGGCGCGGATCGCCTGTTTGATCCGTCTGATCTCGGCGAAGGTGACGTGGAGGTTGTGGGCGGCGAGTTCGGATTCGCGCTCGCCGTCGGGGAGGGCACGGAGATCGTCGGGCGAGTACTCGGTACAGACGGCACAGGAACAGGGGAGATAGTCGAGGTCGTCGAGGGCGCGGGTTCCCCGGACCGTCAGGTAGCGGTCGTCGCGCGCGTACAGCGCGTAGGCCGCCGAATCGAAGAGGTCACAGCCCATCGCGACCGCGAGCGCGAACATCATGGGGTGGCCGGCACCGAAGAGGTGGACGGGTGCGTCGGCTCCGAGCCCGCGCTTGGCGGCGGCGACGACGTCGATCATGTCGTCGTACCGGTAGTCGTTCATCAGCGGGACGACCGCACCGACGGGGAAGACGTCGAGGTCGGTCCCGTCGGCGTGGCGCCCGGCCCGCTCGCGGAGGTCCGGGTAGGTCGACCCCTGAACGGGCGCGCTGACGAGCATGTCGCCCGTGTCGGCGGCCTCGGCGATCTCGAGTCGCTCCTGTGTGGTCTCGAGGTCGCTCTCGGCGCGTTCGTGAGAGACGTCCGGCGGCGTCGGGATGTCGACGGGCGTGGCGATGTCGGAGCCGATCTCGCGCTGGAAGTCGAGGATTTCCTCGGTCGTGACGTCGATCTCGCCGTATTCGGAGAGCTGGAAGGAGCCGGAGTCGGTCATGATCGCGCCCGGGAAATCGAGCAACTCGTGTAGGCCCTCCTCGAGGGCTCGTTCCCGGAGCTCGTCGTCGCCGTGGATGATATAGGAGTTCGTGATGAGGATCTCCGCGCCGAACTCCGAGGCAAGCCGGCGTGGGCTGATCGTGTCCAAGTTCGGGTTGATGACAGGCAACAGCGCCGGGGTTTCGACGGTGGTGTCCGCACGGGGGACGGTAAGCTCCCCGATGCGGCCGCCAGCGTCGGTGTCCCGGACTTCGAAAGATTCGCGCATTGACTCTGGGTTGGACCGTCGGACGTAAGTCGTGACGGTTTCGTCCGAAGTGGTTGCGATTCATATCATCTATACAGCTATATTCCCTTTCGGGAGAACCGCTCTTGATCGACGAAACTGCCGGTCGATAGTCCCTAATCGATAACAGGCAAACCGAGTTGCGGCATAGAGTCACGGTATCGAGACGATCGTATTCGGTGTCTGAACAGAGATGAATCGGCACACATATGCAAAATTAGAGCTGCAGTGACTCGAAAGAGTCGGATCCGAGAACGGCCTGTCTCGATACTCGGACCGAACCGGTTGGTCGTTCACTCGCGGATAGTAGCACCGAAGCGTCGGCTAGAGTTATTCTTCCGGTCTAAAGCTATCGTTTATCTGGGCACTCACGCCTTCAC
This portion of the Natrinema salinisoli genome encodes:
- a CDS encoding TRAM domain-containing protein, with product MLGPAVLGGGVLVVLVIGSWLFKRVRGGSASERQSRERHNEAQERDPPVDIGDVEEIAITEFTDHHSGERQAVGKVEGFVLFVEDVPDACETTDVIRVKVLSFNRGHTSATATFLERA
- a CDS encoding HalOD1 output domain-containing protein; the encoded protein is MNKSSSGSVDSGTEPVSIAVVTAAATYRNADPTDLPPLYEWVDPDALDALFAPTQRGGSRGGRFEFTYDGLRVAVDCADDVSITIDGSPIVGAMEVDAGNDSTTGA
- the tgtA gene encoding tRNA guanosine(15) transglycosylase TgtA yields the protein MRESFEVRDTDAGGRIGELTVPRADTTVETPALLPVINPNLDTISPRRLASEFGAEILITNSYIIHGDDELRERALEEGLHELLDFPGAIMTDSGSFQLSEYGEIDVTTEEILDFQREIGSDIATPVDIPTPPDVSHERAESDLETTQERLEIAEAADTGDMLVSAPVQGSTYPDLRERAGRHADGTDLDVFPVGAVVPLMNDYRYDDMIDVVAAAKRGLGADAPVHLFGAGHPMMFALAVAMGCDLFDSAAYALYARDDRYLTVRGTRALDDLDYLPCSCAVCTEYSPDDLRALPDGERESELAAHNLHVTFAEIRRIKQAIRAGNLLELVEQRARAHPTMLDGYRTLLDHAAQLERSDPVSKGSFFYTSHESARRPEVVRHHQRLERLSVPDSLLLTEGNAPRNGEFDDSWRIEPPFGPFPRALSKSYPLTAEVPKRTDRSALEAAADGVARLVEANPNAAFTLAHEGWPADVLERVPGDVALVDLTAE
- a CDS encoding Lrp/AsnC family transcriptional regulator — encoded protein: MDIELDEVDRGILHLLQQDARHNTATDIAAEVDVTANTVRNRISRLEDAGIIKGYVPVIDYERTDKSMHMVIQCTVPIHERGELAATALAVDGVVAVREVMTGHRNLRIDLVADDTDEITAAVSRLQRQGIEVDEQELLKAEYLQPFDHFGASAADE